A single Aquificaceae bacterium DNA region contains:
- the nth gene encoding endonuclease III: MVQEILSRLEKVFPDRLELNFSNPLELLVAVILAAQSTDKKVNQVTEKLFKKYRSCEDYLKATLEELERDISSINYYKNKAKFIKSACQQIMERFGGQVPDSMEALTSLPGIGRKSANIILYNAFGKNEGIAVDTHVSRVSQRLGLTKEKKPEKIEKDLMKIVPREQWGKFSNLLVLLGRYICTAQKPKHHECPLYDLCPSREL; encoded by the coding sequence ATGGTGCAAGAAATCCTTTCAAGGCTTGAAAAGGTGTTTCCGGACAGGCTTGAGTTGAACTTTTCAAACCCGCTTGAGCTACTGGTGGCTGTTATACTTGCAGCACAGTCAACAGACAAAAAGGTAAATCAAGTGACAGAGAAGTTATTTAAGAAATACAGAAGCTGTGAGGACTACCTCAAAGCAACCTTAGAGGAGTTAGAAAGGGATATAAGCTCCATAAACTACTATAAAAACAAGGCAAAGTTTATAAAGTCTGCCTGTCAGCAGATAATGGAAAGGTTTGGAGGACAAGTTCCAGACAGTATGGAAGCTCTCACAAGCCTGCCTGGAATAGGCAGGAAAAGTGCTAACATTATCCTATACAACGCCTTTGGAAAGAACGAAGGTATTGCGGTAGATACGCATGTGTCAAGGGTTAGTCAAAGACTGGGTCTAACAAAGGAGAAAAAACCTGAAAAGATAGAAAAAGACCTAATGAAAATAGTCCCAAGGGAACAGTGGGGGAAATTCTCTAACCTCCTTGTTCTTCTTGGAAGGTATATATGCACCGCACAAAAGCCAAAGCATCACGAGTGTCCTCTTTATGACCTCTGTCCTTCGAGGGAGTTATGA
- the mtnP gene encoding S-methyl-5'-thioadenosine phosphorylase — MIGVIGGSGLYKLEGFEIVKKLKVRTPFGEPSSEVVIAKVGDRELAFISRHGEGHVYPPHLVPYRANLWALRELGVNRVLAVSAVGGINRAFKPGDFVVIDDLLDLTKNRKDTFYEGKFSLPVDGNDKVAKLLKEGKVVHIDASQLYCPQMRSLLFEVLEDLKLSYHPSGVYACTEGPRFETPAEIRAIERLGGDVVGMTGYPEVVLARELTMCYASICIVANPAAGIAGYRLTSDEVIGLMKEKEQEIGRLIVEFVKRLPEERTCGCDRILDGAEV, encoded by the coding sequence ATGATAGGCGTAATAGGTGGCAGTGGACTTTATAAACTTGAAGGCTTTGAAATAGTGAAAAAACTTAAAGTAAGGACGCCTTTTGGCGAACCCTCTTCTGAAGTGGTAATAGCCAAAGTGGGAGATAGGGAGCTTGCCTTTATCTCAAGGCATGGTGAAGGACATGTATACCCCCCTCATCTTGTGCCATATAGGGCAAACCTCTGGGCTTTGAGGGAGCTTGGTGTAAATAGAGTTTTGGCTGTGTCTGCGGTTGGTGGCATAAATAGGGCTTTTAAGCCAGGAGATTTTGTGGTAATTGACGACCTTCTTGACCTTACAAAAAACAGAAAAGATACCTTTTATGAAGGTAAGTTTTCTCTGCCTGTGGATGGCAATGACAAGGTAGCCAAACTTTTGAAAGAAGGAAAGGTAGTTCACATAGACGCAAGCCAGCTATACTGTCCTCAGATGAGAAGCCTTCTTTTTGAGGTTTTGGAAGACTTAAAACTTTCCTACCATCCCTCTGGTGTTTATGCTTGCACGGAAGGACCAAGGTTTGAAACACCGGCGGAGATAAGGGCTATAGAAAGGCTTGGTGGCGATGTGGTAGGTATGACAGGCTATCCTGAAGTGGTCCTTGCCAGAGAGCTCACCATGTGTTATGCAAGCATATGCATAGTGGCAAACCCTGCAGCAGGTATAGCAGGCTACAGGCTAACCAGCGACGAGGTTATAGGTCTTATGAAGGAAAAGGAGCAAGAAATAGGCAGGTTGATAGTTGAGTTTGTAAAGAGGCTACCGGAGGAAAGAACTTGTGGTTGCGACCGCATATTAGATGGTGCGGAGGTTTAG